The window TAGTGACTCCTACTTGGGAATCCTATACTGCATCACCCGAGCCCTCCCATCTGCCTTTCAAGGCTCTCCTGATTCTGCTTCTACTTCTCTGACACCTTCTTCATTCGTCATTCTCAACGATTCCTCTGTCACCTTTTATTCTTAATTTGTAAGTCCCCCCAACAATTGCCTATAAAACATTGCTTTGCTTCTCATGGCGGCAACAATTGCCTCTGTTCTGAGGACAACACAGTTTACATATCAAGCCTCAATCATTTATGGCAACTCCAAATTTTCACTGTTATAATCTCTTCTTTCTGATTTCCTGCATTATCCTTCCTcctaacattatttaaaatattttcacatatatcCCCCTTTAAAATTCTATCTTCTCTCTCTACAACCTTCTTAATGATACTAGCATTCTATTCCCCTGTTAAGCTCATTAATAATGAGGGTGAAcaagtaaaggaaaaagaaagaggaagaagaggagggattTTCAATAAGCTTAAACGTAAAGTTTATTTAGAGTTACTACATGGCCTTACATTTTACCCAGCACTTTATGtgacaagacttccctggtggcttgcctagaaaatcccatggacagaggagcttggtgcaggctactgtccatggggttacaaagagttgtgcacgactgagcgacttcactttcacattatgTGCATTACTATATTTAATCTTATTCAGTTCTCTGTTCTTTACCAGTAAAACAGTTAATGGCTGTAAAGAAATCAAGCATATTAACTAGAGATcttcagtccctgggattttcaTGCTCACTTCTGCTAGTAGTAGTGAACTAGGGAGGAACCCTCCATTGTGAATCCCACTGATGCTGTTACTAAAGACAACACTGTGCCATTTTCTGCCCAGAGACATGTCAACAAAACAACTGTTCTGATATCAGCATGGGGCTGGTGTGGGATCAGCTGAGGAGAGAAGCCTGTTTAAGAATGTCATGTCTTCTTCCTTGTCTCTTTGTTGTAATATCATAAAGCAATTACCGATCTACAATCAATAGGAAGGACTCATCTGATTCATTAATATGAACGACTCACTGGGTGACGATGATGTGGGCACAGGTGGAATCGCTCTTTCCTGGGTCAGGCCCTGCAGCACATACTGACTTGCGTAAATACTTAGATTCTCTCACGCAAATATACAAACACAAAAGAACTCACTGAGTGGTGGTagaatttcagaggaaaaaacaaaattcttcagGTTATAAATAAGAACGCATCAGAAGAATTAGTTCCTAAAATAACCTAGATGTTTAAAAATTCAGCAAAGTGTGAACTAATAGCTTACATTTTATCCTTTTGCAACTTTTACTACCTTCAAAAATCTCTGCATACACATAGGAATAACCAAAAGCTTTTTAGGTCAGCTGCTCTGAGCAAAGATCACATGTTACCAAAACCActgaattatgatttttttaatgagacCGTTTCTTCTGGTTGCTTAGAATGAAGACCTTAGTAAGTGGACACTTGTGTTACTGTACTCCTGGAATAATCCTCTGTATTATCTAGTCACGGAGATTCAGAGTATGAAAAATCTGTCAGAGGCTGTCGTATCAAGTGCCAAGGAGATTGAGAACATGTCAGAGAAACTTCAAACAATCATAGCGAGTCAATTCAGGAAGGTGAGCATCCTGCAGAGGGCTTTCTTGCTTTGTTCATGAATGAAAGAGGTGACCACTGTAATGTGTAAGAAGTTTGGAAATATCTCGTTTTGTAAGAAAAAGATTCATGACTTCTATATGCTAGATGGCTACTACATAAAGCAGGAGCCTAGACATTCAGAGTGATAGATTCTACTGTAAAGGAGTCAGAATTTCACTGCAATTTTTGACACATGCAGCCTTCCCTGCATTGCACACATTCCACCAAAAGCTTGCCTCTTCCTGGGCACTGGTGGTTGTAATGTTTTCAAGAGTAATAGTACTAGAGAACAGACTTTCCAAGATCAGCATTTTTCTAAAGTAACCCCGGACATCTGCTATTGAAGTTCCccttgtcttctttctctgttctcctCAAATCAAAGGATGAgagtgggaaggaagaaaaaggaaagttaaaaCTAAATTTGAGTTCCATTTCTACTTTTTAGATTTCTAATAGTTTTCTCAGAGGCTGGCTCCAAAATCCATATCTAGAGAGTTTTATATTCATATGTCCTCCCCAAATCTTTATTTgataattacaagaaaaaaagaaaagcaaatactaaTAAAACACATAAGAAGTCATTATCATTTGggtattcagattatttttcGAGTCTTGAAAACGATACACGAGGCTGGCATTCCCTGTTCAAGACTCTCATCCATGAAGTTCAGCAATGAAATTAGGTGTCTTTCAAAATTTTATAACCTGTTCCACTGCCTGCGCAGGGATTCACATAAAGTTGACATGTACATCAACATCCTGGAGTGCTGAACCCGCAAAACGTGCTGAATCCACATCCATCCTATCCAGCTCTGAGATGGTCATAATGATCTATCCCATAGCGAGCTTCTTGAAatttagagctttttttttttttttttatgtgcaaaaattttctttaatgttattAAACACTGAATAACACTAAATAACCACATTTTCTAAGTGGTGGAAAGTTTACCAATAGAAGTCTGTGTTTCAGTATAATAAGCTAAAAACTAAACATTTATTGGAAGGCAtagtaagaaagtgaaagtgaaagtgaagtcgctgtcgtgtccgactctttgcgaccccatggactgtagcctaccaggttcctccgtccatgggatttcccaggtaagactactggagtgggctgccattttcttctccaggggaccttcccaagccagggatcaaacctgggtctcttgtgttgcagacaggcactttaccatctgagccaccagggagaccccCAGGTGGCCAAATGGTGAAGTAGAAAAACCGTGAGCTCATGTCCTAGAATGGGCACAACAAAATTGCAACCATTTTCAGAGAAACTATACATGAGAATGACTTGGAGAATaacagaaaagattttccacagCTAGTGATATACAgaaggaaacaatgaaacaggCAGGAGGGGCAAAGCCATGATATAGTTAAGACCTTAGCCTAATAGCTTATTTATTTAAGTTTAGCTCAATTCAGTTTCAAaaactatgtttttgtttttctcagtacAGATTCTTCTGATTTGTTCTTTCAGTCCATCTCTGTAATTGctgttttttttcaagattttcttgtctttcacttcctttatttttaatcattggtTTGAATTATGTTTTCCTTGATTTGGATATGgttttgtgtatgttttatgAGCTTTAGCTCTTAGAGCACTGCTAaactcttattctttttttttttttttttttaattttattttatttttaaactttacataactgtattagatttgccaaatatcaaaatgaatccgccacaggtatacatgtgttccccatcctgaaccctcctccctcctccctccccattccatccctctgggtcgtcccagtgcaccagccccaagcatccagtatcgtgcatcgaacctggactggcaactcatttcatacatgatatttacatgtttcaatgccattctcccaaatcttcccaccctctccctctcccacagagtccataagactgttctatacatcagtgtctcttttgctgtctcgtacacagggttattgttaccatctttctaaattccatatatatgcgttagtatactgtattggtgtttttctttctggcttattcaatgcaatccctatcaagctaccaacagcattcttcacagagctagaacaaataatttcacaatttgtatggaaatacaaaaaacctcgaatagccaaagcgatcttgagaaagaagaatggaactggaggaatcaacctacctgacttcaggctctactacaaagccacagttatcaagacagtatggtactggcacaaagacagaaatatagatcaatggaacaaaatagaaagcccagagataaatccacgcacatatggacaccttatcttcgacaaaggaggcaagaatatacaatggattaaagacaatctctttaacaagtggtgctgggaactctggtcaaccacttgtaaaagaatgaaactagaacactttctaacaccatacacaaaaataaactcaaaatggattaaagatctaaacgtaagaccagaaactataaaactcctagaggagaacataggcaaaacactctctgacatacatcacagcaggatcctctatgacccacctcccagaatattggaaataaaagcaaaaataaacaaatgggacctaattaaccttaaaagcttctgcacatcaaaggaaactattagcaaggtgaaaagacagccttcagaatgggagaagataatagcaaatgaagcaactgacaaacaactaatctcgagaatatacaagcaactcctacagctcaactccagaaaaataaatgacccaatcacaaaatgggccaaagaactaaatagacatttctccaaagaagacataaagatggctaacaaacacatgaaaagatgctcaacatcactcattatcagagaaatgcaaatcaaaaccactatgaggtaccatttcacaccagtcagaatggctgcgatcctaaagtctacaagtaataaatgctggagagggtgtggagaaaagggaaccctcttacactgttggtgggaatgcaaactagtgcagccactatggagaacagtgtggagattccttaaaaaactggaaatagacatgccttatgatccagcaatcccactgctgggcatacacactgagaaaaccagaagggaaagagacacgagtaccccaatgttcatcgcagcactgtttataatagccaggacatggaagcaacctagatgtccatcagcagatgaatggataagaaagctgtggtacatatacacaatggagtattattcagccattaaaaagaatacatttgaatcagttctaatgaggtggatgaaactggagcctattatacagagtgaagtaagccagaaagaaatttAGAGCTTTTTAATGCATGCTCTGTTATGGGTCTCCTCTTAAAAAAAGTCCCAGGTCCTTCACTAGTTGTGTGATTCTGCACAAGTCAATCACTGCCCCTGACTCTTTTCCATTAGATGGGATTTAAGATCATGTAAACAAATGGCAATATATTTGAACTTAATAAACAATTAagcattaaaaacatgaaaaaaaataaaaataaaaaaaataaacagacgcTTTAGAGATGTCAAAATCTAAGAGGGCAATTTGTTAACATTGCTTATCTTCATTTAAgagtaaatcaaaagaaaatccaCCCCTACAATCGAGAGAATGAAGCTCCTATTAAAATTAGTCACAAATAGCAGAAGCTGGAATTACAAAGAAGACCATTAAGAGATTCCGTAAGAATCACAGCCAATGATTCTGGGTCAAGTTATTGGAATCAAAGAATTAGACAATTGTTCATGGTTCTGGTCATGCTACCAAGAAGGCTGAAATCTCAGGATTCTTTATGAAAGCCGGCCACGACTTTCAGCCAACTACCACAGTGTTGCACCAGACAAGATAAGTGCTTTGCACTTTTGTGTAAATAGCATGAGGTTTCCTGAACTGTCTAAAGATTGTTAGGATGCTGTCTTAGTCCTTCTGGGatgttataataaaatatcataggcttaaaaacaatggaaatggatTTCCACAGCGGGGTCATGCGGGGTCCTTTCTAGTCCCACAATTCCTACTGTATCCTCACATGGGGGAGGGTTCGGGAGCTCTGAGTGTCTCTTATATATAAAAGCACTCATCTCATTGAAGAGGGTCCATCCTTATAACTCCATCACCTCACAAAGGCCCCACCTAGGGGTAACATAACCATGGGAATCAGGATTTCATCATATGAAATTTCTGGGGGACACAAAGGCTGAGACCATAGCAGATACAAAGGTGAACTGGCTCATCCTTCTGCAGTGGCTGTCGTCACCCACACTCCACTGCATCCTCATTTCCTGCATCACCTTGCAGCCATTCCATACATTCTATCACTCTGGGTTTCACAAGTCCAGGTCAGTCAAATGTCAGCTCCATCTCATATTCAGCCTATTCAATGTCTCCCTCTCCCCTGCTGAGGCCCAGGGGACCTACCAGAAAGTGCAGATGTGTCCATTTCTGCAatgttccttctctctccctctctggatCTTCATTCCTTGGGCCATGTTGGAACTGGGAAGATGGTAATGACATGGGAAAGTCTGACATCACTGACTTACATGGTGCCCTTGTAGCCTTCTCTTGGTCCAGACAGACTGATCTGAAAT of the Bubalus kerabau isolate K-KA32 ecotype Philippines breed swamp buffalo chromosome 3, PCC_UOA_SB_1v2, whole genome shotgun sequence genome contains:
- the LOC129647441 gene encoding chorionic somatomammotropin hormone 2-like, with product MAPAPSFRGHQWTYNPIQGSCLLLLLVVSNLLPCQGISCPSCSSDVFVSFQKSLTNVFINAASLSHDFHNLSTIMFNEFNEKYAQGKLYYISATKSCHTNSFHTPEERDKAQQMNNEDLSKWTLVLLYSWNNPLYYLVTEIQSMKNLSEAVVSSAKEIENMSEKLQTIIASQFRKIIFRVLKTIHEAGIPCSRLSSMKFSNEIRCLSKFYNLFHCLRRDSHKVDMYINILEC